A genomic region of Micromonospora sp. NBC_01796 contains the following coding sequences:
- a CDS encoding FAD binding domain-containing protein → MYTRVDTAEQAVARAAAVDGALGPTNSPIQFLAGGTNIVDYLKLSCWTADELVDINGLRDVHGSVEVTAEGIRFGSLVRLHQAADHPVVGRDYPVIAETLQRAASQQIRNMATLGGNLLQRTRCSYFRDVDYDECNKRRPGSGCAAIGGKNRMHAVLGVSDRCIASYPGDLAQALVALDTRVETLGRDGVRTFPLRDLHTGADRPEVETILAPGELITALFVPSGPHTRRSTYLKVRDRESYEFAIASAAVALDLAGDGTVTDVRIAPGGLAYRPWRADAAEAFLRGRALTTDNAAQTGRVALAGAVTHGDNNHSPELGARTVARALMQAAEM, encoded by the coding sequence GTGTACACCAGGGTCGACACCGCCGAGCAGGCCGTCGCCCGCGCCGCGGCGGTCGACGGTGCGCTCGGCCCGACCAACTCCCCGATCCAGTTCCTGGCCGGCGGCACCAACATCGTCGACTATCTCAAGCTGTCCTGCTGGACCGCCGACGAGCTGGTCGACATCAACGGGCTCCGGGACGTGCACGGCTCGGTCGAGGTGACCGCGGAGGGGATCCGGTTCGGCTCGCTCGTCCGCCTGCACCAGGCCGCCGACCACCCGGTGGTCGGCCGGGACTACCCGGTCATCGCCGAGACGTTGCAGCGGGCCGCCAGTCAGCAGATCCGCAACATGGCCACGCTCGGCGGCAACCTGCTGCAACGCACCCGGTGCAGCTACTTCCGGGACGTCGACTACGACGAGTGCAACAAGCGCCGGCCCGGCTCGGGCTGCGCCGCGATCGGCGGGAAGAACCGGATGCACGCGGTGCTCGGGGTGAGCGACCGGTGCATCGCCAGTTATCCCGGTGACCTGGCCCAGGCACTCGTCGCACTGGACACCCGGGTGGAGACCCTCGGCCGGGACGGCGTACGAACCTTCCCGCTGCGGGACCTGCACACGGGTGCGGACCGGCCGGAGGTCGAGACCATCCTCGCGCCGGGCGAACTGATCACCGCGCTGTTCGTACCGTCGGGTCCGCACACCCGGCGCTCGACGTACCTCAAGGTACGCGACCGGGAAAGCTACGAGTTCGCGATCGCCAGCGCGGCGGTCGCGCTCGACCTCGCGGGCGACGGAACCGTCACCGACGTGCGGATCGCCCCCGGCGGACTGGCCTACCGGCCCTGGCGGGCGGACGCGGCGGAGGCGTTCCTGCGCGGCCGGGCGTTGACCACCGACAACGCGGCGCAGACCGGACGCGTCGCCCTCGCCGGGGCCGTCACCCACGGCGACAACAACCACTCCCCCGAACTCGGCGCCCGCACGGTCGCCCGAGCCCTGATGCAGGCAGCGGAAATGTAG
- a CDS encoding (2Fe-2S)-binding protein, translated as MTKPTTATVDREYGGSPADPTDPTAWPGPVTVVDLTVNGEARRVLVDVRSTLLDLVREQLDLTGSKKGCDHGQCGACTMRVGGSTVLSCLTLAVAVREPVETIESLAAPDGTLHPMQQAFIDQDAFQCGYCTPGQIMSAIACVEDGKADSDHEIRDHMSGNLCRCGAYPHIVAAVRQVRDATSVPGKTPATHRTATGRG; from the coding sequence ATGACCAAACCCACGACGGCCACCGTCGACCGGGAGTACGGCGGGTCCCCGGCGGACCCGACCGACCCGACGGCGTGGCCCGGGCCAGTCACCGTGGTCGACCTGACGGTGAACGGGGAGGCACGGCGGGTCCTCGTCGACGTCCGCAGCACCCTGCTCGACCTCGTCCGCGAACAACTCGACCTGACCGGCTCGAAGAAGGGCTGCGACCACGGCCAGTGCGGTGCCTGCACGATGCGCGTCGGCGGCAGCACGGTCCTGTCCTGCCTCACCCTGGCGGTCGCCGTACGCGAGCCGGTCGAGACGATCGAGTCCCTCGCCGCACCGGACGGAACCCTGCACCCGATGCAGCAGGCGTTCATCGACCAGGACGCCTTCCAGTGCGGCTACTGCACACCCGGCCAGATCATGTCCGCCATCGCCTGCGTCGAGGACGGCAAAGCGGACTCCGACCACGAGATCCGGGACCACATGAGCGGCAACCTGTGCCGGTGCGGCGCGTACCCGCACATCGTCGCCGCCGTGCGGCAGGTCCGGGACGCGACATCGGTACCGGGCAAGACGCCGGCCACCCACCGCACCGCGACCGGGCGGGGCTGA